From the genome of Nicotiana sylvestris chromosome 1, ASM39365v2, whole genome shotgun sequence:
AGCCCCTCCCGTTGGAGCTCTAAGCAGTGCTTTGAGCAGGTTGCAATCTAATAGACCTCTCAGAGAACTAAGAGAAGTCGCTAAGGTAATGTATATTGATATAAAGATTGGAATAATTTCTTTTTTTAGTGAAGAAACTGAATTGGCTTTTATGTGATTGAAATATTGCTGCAGGGAGTTACTAAGCAGATTGGTGGACCTATGCATGAGCTTGCTGCAAAAGTTGATGAATATGCTCGTGGGATGATCAGTGGTTCCGGATCAACATTGTTTGAAGAACTTGGACTTTATTATATTGGTCCTGTGGATGGTCACAACATTGACGATCTTATTTCGATTCTTAAAGAAGTTAGAAGTACTAAAACAACAGGTCCAGTACTTATCCATGTTATCACCGAGAAAGGCAGAGGTTATCCATATGCCGAGAGAGCTGCAGACAAGTATCACGGTAAGAAACTCATTTATTCCGACAAGTTCTGTCTTGTTTAAATAAGGAACATAAGATTTAAATCTTTTTTATGGGTTGCAGGAGTAGCCAAGTTTGATCCAGCCACAGGAAAGCAATTCAAAGTCAGTGCCAAGACTCAGTCCTATACGACGTACTTTGCGGAGGCTTTAattgcagaagcagaagcagataAGGATATTGTTGCAATCCATGCCGCTATGGGTGGTGGGACTGGTATGAACCTATTCCACCGTCGCTTCCCAACGCGGTGTTTTGATGTTGGAATAGCAGAACAGCATGCTGTAACCTTTGCTGCTGGTTTGGCTTGTGAAGGCCTCAAACCTTTTTGTGCAATTTATTCATCTTTCTTGCAAAGGGCTTATGACCAGGCAAGTCGAATGCCTCCAATTAATCTCATCTTGTATAATATAGTGCAGTTTCATTGAACGTTAGATTCTGCTGATTTTATATCCAGGTAGTGCATGATGTTGACTTGCAAAAGCTGCCAGTGAGATTTGCAATGGACAGAGCTGGACTTGTTGGAGCAGATGGTCCGACGCATTGTGGTGCATTTGATGTTACCTTCATGGCGTGTCTTCCTAACATGGTAGTAATGGCTCCTTCCGATGAAACGGAGCTATTTCACATGGTAGCAACTGCTGCTGCCATTGATGACAGACCAAGTTGTTTCAGATACCCAAGAGGAAATGGGATCGGTGTAGAACTTCCGGTTGGAAACAAAGGCACTCCGCTTGAGGTACATTTTCAACTTTCACTATATCTTTTAATGCTGATTGATATCTAATAAACAATCTTTTGCAACAACCTTATCAGGTCGGTAAAGGCAGGATATTGGTTGAAGGCGAGAGAGTGGCTCTACTAGGATATGGCTCAGCAGTACAGAACTGTTTGGCTGCAGCTGCTGTGTTAGAAACCCGTGGTTTACAAGTAACAGTTGCAGATGCACGCTTCTGCAAACCACTGGACGGTGCGCTCATAAGGAGCCTCGCAAAATCACACGAGGTGCTTATCACCGTTGAAGAAGGATCAATTGGAGGTTTCGGGTCTCATGTTGCTCAGTTTATGGCCTTAGATGGACTTCTTGATGGCAAGTTAAAGGTAAGAAACTCTCGAAAACCAATTTTTCATACTTGTGTCGTCTACATTTAGGATATTTTTCTGAAATGTTACCATTGCTCTATTACTCCAACTGAATCACTTCAAACTTTTTTTGCAGTGGAGGCCGATAGTACTTCCTGATCGATACATTGACCACGGATCTCCTGCAGATCAATTGGCAGAAGCTGGTCTTACGCCATCTCACATTGCAGCAACAGTGTTTAACATTCTTGGACAAACCAGAGAAGCTCTAGAGGTTATGACATAAGATGTAAGGAAGTGCAGAAGTTGTAATAACTGTAAAATGTCTCGTTGTAATATATAGTTCTAGGACAAGACACCCGCTAAGGTGAGAATAGTTGTAAGCTGATATAACTACCATAAACAAGTTTGACACATAATACTTATTCCTCTAAATATGTAAAGTGTCCATGGTGATCCGCGGTTCAACCATCGATTGTCTCCCATAAGACCTATGATTAACTTGCATTGTTTCTGTTTACGTGTAATTGGTGCCATATTTTGAAAGTTATTTATTCTAGCTGTTGTTTTCATTATAAATGGCCTGAATCCATGAAGAGAAATGAAGCTATCATTTTTCTCTCTTGTAGTTGTAGAACAAATACGGGTTAATGACATTGCATGTAATAAAATCAAACAAAGTTGAAAGAATTCTAGTGAACACATTCTAAAAAAAACGTCGATCAAGCAATAAAGTCTATGACATTCTGGTATTATATCATAAGTTCTTGATTGAACATTTGAATATTTGTGTGAAGCCATTCTCTTCAAGAGTAAAACTTTGCTATGAATCTTTGAAGATCCCCCTGATTCGAACGTGTTCTAAAACTAGGGGCGTACATATTGAATCGGAGAATTGCACCAAATCGAAAAAtgaaaccaaaccgattaaaaaacccgattaggtttggtttgatttggtttggtattgaataAGAAAACCCGAACataaaccgacatataaatatataatttatatatatatatattttttgagacTATTTATAGAGTTTTCCTTAAAAAATGTCTAGAAATATTTGCGATTCTCTTATGAGATGTAATATTTAGTTAAATATGAAGTGCTCCATATTTATAACTTTAAATAATAGGTTGTATaatcactttcttatcaagtgttaaTGAAATACGTCAATCTCTTCGTTCTTCCATATTCATACGTCACGATCTATTTaattcttatatctttttaaatttgaaatggtatttcgataatttaaaattaaataaaacataTCATTATATAGGttcatatttatttttatgtttaattattaaattccgtTAACCTTGAAAGTGTACAACAACCTAAAATTATTGTCAGACGACtaaaaaataactatcatgtgttactaagaaAATTCTTCCATAAGAATATGTTTAATAGATCATATTTTTGTcaatttttactaaacatatatttacatataaaaATTTAACAAGGTAAGATTGAAATAACATTCACATaacaaaaaaaacccaaaaaaactaacaaaatcgaaccaatccaaattgatatagttggtttgatttggctttgataaaaaccgaaccaacccggtccatgGACACCctaatcacgcccaactatgccttataaaaaggactaagcggtcgttgcaaatataatccagtttacaagtccggagtcgaatcccacaaagaactaagac
Proteins encoded in this window:
- the LOC104240771 gene encoding probable 1-deoxy-D-xylulose-5-phosphate synthase, chloroplastic, producing MALCNYAVPGILNRTVASDYSKQSPLFSELFHGTDLQYQFQHKLTQVKKRSRGVQASLSERGEYYAQRPPTPLLDTINYPIHMKNLSVKELKQLAEELRSDTIFNVSKTGGHLGSSLGVVELTVALHYVFNTPQDRILWDVGHQSYPHKILTGRRGKMSTLRQTDGLAGFTKRSESEYDCFGTGHSSTTISAGLGMAVGRDLKGKNNNVIAVIGDGAMTAGQAYEAMNNAGYLDSDMIVILNDNRQVSLPTATLDGPAPPVGALSSALSRLQSNRPLRELREVAKGVTKQIGGPMHELAAKVDEYARGMISGSGSTLFEELGLYYIGPVDGHNIDDLISILKEVRSTKTTGPVLIHVITEKGRGYPYAERAADKYHGVAKFDPATGKQFKVSAKTQSYTTYFAEALIAEAEADKDIVAIHAAMGGGTGMNLFHRRFPTRCFDVGIAEQHAVTFAAGLACEGLKPFCAIYSSFLQRAYDQAMHDVDLQKLPVRFAMDRAGLVGADGPTHCGAFDVTFMACLPNMVVMAPSDETELFHMVATAAAIDDRPSCFRYPRGNGIGVELPVGNKGTPLEVGKGRILVEGERVALLGYGSAVQNCLAAAAVLETRGLQVTVADARFCKPLDGALIRSLAKSHEVLITVEEGSIGGFGSHVAQFMALDGLLDGKLKWRPIVLPDRYIDHGSPADQLAEAGLTPSHIAATVFNILGQTREALEVMT